One window of the bacterium genome contains the following:
- a CDS encoding HDOD domain-containing protein, with product MNRRADILSQLSDLPTFPPAALKLMQLLRHPDTTIPEITKIIELEPALTSRVLRMANSAFYGLPVRVGTVRDAIIRLGFAKITEIVIASSVNPMLSVEIPGYDLEHNDLWRHSVAVAIAAKQIASMQHPQIAEYAFTAGLLHDIGRLIMSSYVAPVRDQLYSIAEREELSYDEVENKEFDISAAEAGGEVLAHWQLPDEIVTAVRYHLTPDLAPGDQTLTEVIHLANGLILMTGIGVGTDGLRFRMNTTVVEKFGLNPVAVAKLMNEVHTQLVAADELIMAD from the coding sequence ATGAACCGCCGCGCCGATATTTTGTCGCAACTAAGCGACCTACCGACCTTTCCTCCTGCAGCATTAAAACTTATGCAGCTTTTGCGGCATCCCGATACCACGATTCCTGAAATCACGAAAATTATTGAACTGGAACCGGCGCTGACTTCGCGAGTGCTGCGAATGGCAAACAGTGCTTTTTACGGACTACCTGTGAGAGTGGGTACCGTGCGCGATGCAATCATTCGGTTAGGGTTTGCGAAAATTACTGAGATTGTCATAGCCTCCTCAGTCAATCCAATGCTTTCTGTCGAGATTCCCGGTTATGACTTAGAACACAATGACTTGTGGCGTCATTCAGTAGCCGTTGCTATTGCCGCCAAACAGATTGCATCAATGCAGCATCCTCAGATTGCGGAGTATGCATTTACTGCAGGTCTTTTGCATGATATTGGTCGTTTGATAATGAGCTCCTATGTCGCTCCGGTACGAGATCAGTTATATTCTATTGCTGAGAGAGAAGAACTCTCCTACGACGAAGTAGAAAACAAAGAATTCGATATTAGCGCCGCCGAAGCAGGTGGTGAAGTACTTGCGCACTGGCAACTGCCGGACGAAATTGTTACTGCCGTTCGCTATCATCTTACACCCGATTTAGCGCCTGGCGATCAGACACTTACAGAAGTTATTCATCTTGCCAATGGATTAATTCTTATGACAGGAATCGGTGTTGGCACCGATGGATTACGGTTCCGAATGAATACAACTGTTGTTGAGAAGTTCGGACTAAACCCGGTTGCAGTAGCTAAACTCATGAATGAAGTTCATACGCAGTTGGTCGCCGCCGACGAGCTAATAATGGCGGATTAG
- a CDS encoding chemotaxis response regulator protein-glutamate methylesterase has protein sequence MPVNVLIVDDSAVIRQFLTQELRREPDINIVGTAVDPYKARDMIVELQPDVITLDIEMPKMDGLTFLKKLMRYYPIPVIIISALTTSGSEIAMATLQSGAVDVVAKPTTMKPAGEWTIQLIEKVLAAADVDPTKCAVPESAKAKPVATIARQQFANKIITIGASTGGTVALEQILTVLPDNTPPIVIVQHMPEHFTRYFADRLNGLCRISVKEAENGDQLLPGRALIAPGNYHMLVKKIAGSYFAEVRDGPLVCRQRPAVDVMFRSVARSVGRIAVGVILTGMGNDGAAGMLELKQAGAYTIAQDEASSIVFGMPKEAIKLGGVDKIVSLSGIPGAILTAVKSHEER, from the coding sequence ATGCCAGTTAATGTCCTAATTGTAGACGACAGTGCAGTGATTCGCCAGTTCTTGACCCAGGAACTGCGCAGGGAACCGGACATAAATATTGTTGGCACCGCAGTCGATCCTTACAAAGCGCGCGATATGATTGTCGAGTTGCAACCTGATGTCATTACACTCGATATCGAAATGCCTAAGATGGATGGATTGACATTCCTCAAAAAATTGATGCGGTATTATCCGATTCCCGTGATTATCATTTCTGCTCTTACAACATCGGGAAGTGAGATTGCGATGGCGACGTTGCAATCTGGCGCTGTAGACGTAGTCGCAAAACCGACTACGATGAAGCCAGCAGGTGAATGGACAATTCAGCTCATAGAAAAAGTATTGGCTGCTGCTGATGTCGACCCTACGAAATGTGCCGTACCAGAAAGTGCCAAAGCAAAACCAGTCGCTACAATTGCACGGCAACAATTTGCTAATAAAATCATCACAATCGGTGCTTCGACCGGTGGAACCGTCGCATTAGAACAAATCCTAACCGTTTTACCAGATAACACTCCCCCCATCGTTATCGTACAACACATGCCGGAGCACTTCACTCGTTATTTTGCCGACCGGTTAAATGGATTATGTCGGATTTCTGTTAAAGAAGCGGAGAACGGCGACCAGTTGTTGCCGGGTCGAGCGCTTATTGCACCGGGCAATTACCACATGCTGGTCAAGAAAATTGCCGGGAGTTATTTTGCAGAAGTCCGCGACGGGCCGTTAGTGTGCCGCCAACGTCCAGCTGTCGATGTCATGTTCCGTAGCGTTGCCCGCTCGGTTGGAAGAATCGCCGTTGGTGTTATTCTAACTGGAATGGGAAACGATGGTGCAGCGGGGATGCTCGAATTGAAGCAAGCTGGAGCCTATACTATCGCGCAAGATGAGGCGAGTAGTATCGTTTTTGGTATGCCTAAAGAGGCAATTAAACTGGGTGGAGTCGATAAAATTGTATCGCTATCTGGAATTCCCGGGGCGATATTGACCGCTGTAAAATCCCACGAAGAGAGATAA
- a CDS encoding methyltransferase domain-containing protein: MNPQLFHKFSELVNTLTGIHLAPGKESMVSARIQRRMRVLNISSASDYYEYVVNPEHKDEIIHLIDAISTNVTYFYREHIHFDFLTGYVKECVEAGQTQFKVWCAAASSGEEPYTIAMTIQEAAFPNRFEWKMLATDISTRVLATAKQAKYSEEKLSKVPDRYRHKYFHRVQQTHEQDAAGKIYVVSDELRTPIRFARLNLTDTPYPMRGPFDCVFCRNVMIYFENELRARLLQEVYRLLRPGGILILGSAESLVGLTSDLQAVKPSIYRKPLR, from the coding sequence ATGAACCCTCAATTATTTCACAAGTTTTCCGAGCTCGTCAACACTCTAACAGGTATACATCTTGCTCCGGGAAAAGAGTCGATGGTTAGCGCCCGCATCCAACGCCGGATGCGAGTTCTGAATATTTCATCGGCATCGGATTATTATGAGTACGTCGTCAATCCAGAGCACAAAGATGAGATCATCCATTTGATCGATGCGATTTCAACCAATGTTACCTATTTTTATCGCGAGCACATCCATTTCGATTTTTTGACGGGATATGTGAAGGAGTGTGTGGAAGCAGGTCAAACCCAGTTTAAGGTTTGGTGTGCTGCTGCCTCAAGCGGAGAAGAACCCTATACTATTGCGATGACGATTCAGGAAGCTGCATTCCCCAATCGCTTCGAGTGGAAAATGCTGGCAACCGATATTTCGACCCGAGTATTGGCTACTGCCAAGCAGGCGAAGTACTCAGAGGAGAAGCTTTCTAAAGTGCCAGATCGTTATCGTCATAAGTACTTTCACCGGGTGCAGCAAACCCATGAACAGGATGCTGCCGGAAAAATATATGTTGTATCTGATGAACTACGAACACCAATTCGATTTGCCCGGTTGAACTTGACCGATACGCCATATCCGATGCGCGGTCCGTTCGACTGTGTTTTTTGCCGGAATGTTATGATTTACTTTGAAAACGAGCTTCGAGCGCGTTTACTACAAGAAGTGTATCGATTGTTACGACCGGGTGGAATACTCATCTTGGGGAGTGCCGAGAGTTTAGTCGGTCTCACAAGTGATTTACAAGCCGTAAAACCATCCATTTACCGGAAACCGTTACGTTAG
- a CDS encoding response regulator yields the protein MAYQILVVDDSAVVRTVIKKVLALTDLTIGQIFEASNGAMALEVLDKNWIDLVFADLHMPIMSGIEMIDQMSKDGLLSSIPVIIVSSEGSETRIEEMRQKGVRAYVQKPFTPESIREAIQIVMKGRDEDEK from the coding sequence ATGGCTTACCAGATCTTAGTCGTCGACGACAGCGCTGTTGTACGGACAGTCATCAAGAAAGTTCTTGCCCTAACCGATTTAACGATTGGACAAATTTTTGAAGCCTCAAATGGCGCGATGGCTTTGGAAGTCTTGGATAAAAACTGGATCGACTTAGTGTTTGCCGACTTACACATGCCGATTATGAGTGGGATCGAAATGATCGACCAAATGTCGAAAGATGGTCTGTTATCTTCGATTCCGGTTATCATCGTTTCTTCGGAGGGTTCGGAAACCCGGATCGAAGAAATGCGGCAAAAAGGGGTGCGCGCTTATGTACAGAAGCCTTTTACTCCGGAGTCAATCCGCGAGGCAATTCAAATTGTAATGAAAGGGCGAGACGAAGATGAGAAATGA
- a CDS encoding chemotaxis protein CheX, with protein MRNERELIIECFPSILSKTSYQFADLAPGDDESDPSEAGLQSIVEFRCGKLSGAIGVQVSELFALQLVANMIGADPDGVIDPVVMRDSTGELVNIFAGQLLPVIFGKSELFTLLAPVVTPLQSDKWSENRSQYTTVAFQVDDEFPVFVMYRSGGNRHAS; from the coding sequence ATGAGAAATGAACGTGAGTTAATCATCGAATGCTTTCCCTCTATACTTTCGAAAACTTCTTATCAGTTTGCCGATCTCGCACCGGGAGACGATGAGAGCGATCCATCGGAAGCAGGGTTACAGTCGATTGTCGAGTTTCGTTGTGGCAAATTGTCGGGTGCTATCGGCGTACAAGTTTCGGAATTGTTCGCATTGCAGTTAGTAGCCAATATGATTGGCGCCGATCCGGACGGAGTTATTGATCCAGTCGTGATGCGAGATAGTACCGGTGAGTTGGTGAATATCTTCGCCGGACAATTGCTTCCGGTGATTTTCGGTAAAAGTGAATTGTTTACATTGTTAGCACCAGTCGTAACGCCACTGCAAAGTGACAAGTGGTCAGAAAATCGTTCCCAGTATACTACTGTTGCTTTTCAAGTCGATGACGAGTTTCCTGTTTTTGTAATGTACCGTTCTGGCGGAAACCGCCATGCCAGTTAA
- a CDS encoding chemotaxis protein CheD — MYDPVLGIGGMLHSMLPLSKIDEEKARQQPAMFVDTGLTAMLTDFFQQGSARNRLVVKIAGCSQLLDEKGVFRIGERNNAVTRKILWKNNILIAGEDVGGTLSRTVTLNLATGVTTIRSSGKEYQI; from the coding sequence ATGTACGACCCGGTGTTAGGGATCGGCGGGATGCTTCACTCCATGTTGCCGTTATCGAAAATCGACGAAGAAAAAGCCAGACAGCAACCTGCGATGTTCGTCGATACCGGTTTAACTGCGATGTTAACCGATTTCTTCCAACAAGGTTCAGCCCGAAATCGGTTAGTCGTAAAAATCGCCGGCTGTTCGCAGCTTCTGGATGAAAAAGGAGTATTCCGAATCGGGGAACGTAACAACGCAGTAACACGAAAGATTTTATGGAAAAATAATATCTTGATTGCTGGCGAAGACGTTGGCGGTACACTTTCGCGGACAGTCACACTGAATCTTGCCACTGGCGTAACGACCATCCGCAGCAGCGGAAAGGAGTATCAGATATGA